Proteins from one Bradyrhizobium amphicarpaeae genomic window:
- a CDS encoding LysE family translocator: MIETNFWLFLAAACLIAAVPGPGIFYVAARTLSEGRVSGFASTAGTALGGLVHVTAGSLGISAIILASAELFGAVKFVGALYLVWLGIKTFRGAGRELSLESEPAGDTRAFRDGVLVEALNPKTAAFFLAFIPQFLDPAGSNPTLQFIMLGAISVALNTLADIVVVLMASATRAQLIGRPHLMRRLTQGSGVFIAGLGLSLALVRRPANG, from the coding sequence ATGATCGAAACCAATTTCTGGCTATTCCTCGCCGCGGCCTGTCTCATCGCCGCCGTTCCGGGCCCCGGCATCTTCTACGTCGCGGCACGGACCTTGTCGGAAGGACGCGTCAGCGGTTTCGCATCGACCGCGGGCACGGCGTTGGGCGGGCTGGTTCATGTCACCGCCGGCAGCCTCGGCATCTCCGCAATCATCCTCGCCAGCGCCGAATTGTTCGGCGCCGTCAAATTCGTCGGCGCGCTCTATCTGGTCTGGCTCGGCATCAAGACTTTTCGTGGGGCTGGCCGCGAACTGTCGCTGGAAAGCGAGCCGGCCGGTGACACGCGCGCGTTCCGCGACGGCGTGCTGGTCGAGGCGCTGAACCCGAAGACCGCCGCGTTCTTCCTCGCCTTCATTCCGCAATTCCTCGATCCCGCGGGATCGAACCCCACGCTGCAATTCATCATGTTGGGTGCGATCTCGGTGGCATTGAACACGCTCGCCGATATCGTCGTGGTGCTGATGGCGTCCGCAACACGCGCGCAGCTGATTGGGCGGCCGCACCTGATGCGGCGTCTCACGCAGGGCTCCGGCGTCTTCATCGCGGGCCTCGGCCTGTCGCTGGCACTGGTGCGGCGGCCCGCGAATGGATAG
- a CDS encoding winged helix-turn-helix transcriptional regulator, whose amino-acid sequence MQPKSPSILECPVGRAVETVGEWWSILILRDAFQGATKFDEFSQSLGIAPNILSRRLAHLTASGMFVRRRYQERPPRYEYVLTDKARDFFPVIATLLAWGNKHLAPKGESIVLAKRSSARPCHPVVVDAADMQPITLANTVAIPGPRASSGMRKRLASLKAMNPAVAPAGD is encoded by the coding sequence ATGCAGCCGAAATCCCCTTCGATCCTGGAATGCCCGGTCGGCCGCGCGGTGGAAACGGTCGGCGAATGGTGGAGCATCCTGATCCTGCGGGATGCGTTTCAGGGTGCGACGAAGTTCGACGAGTTCTCGCAAAGCCTCGGGATCGCACCCAACATCCTGTCGCGTCGGCTCGCCCATCTCACCGCATCAGGCATGTTCGTGCGCCGCCGCTATCAGGAGCGGCCGCCGCGTTACGAATATGTTCTGACCGACAAGGCGCGCGATTTCTTCCCGGTGATCGCTACGCTGCTCGCCTGGGGCAACAAGCATCTCGCGCCCAAGGGTGAATCCATCGTGCTGGCGAAGCGGAGCAGCGCTCGACCGTGTCATCCCGTCGTGGTCGATGCCGCCGACATGCAACCGATCACGCTCGCGAACACGGTCGCCATTCCCGGCCCCCGCGCCAGCAGCGGCATGCGCAAGCGGCTCGCTTCGCTCAAGGCCATGAACCCGGCCGTCGCGCCGGCTGGAGACTGA
- a CDS encoding uracil-DNA glycosylase — protein MIPEPAPTVRELLAFYLEAGVDCALAEEPIDRLAELDAPPPTPRAAPPVEAPRPVAAPATMRGEAAPAPDIAIASAREAARTAPTLEALRELMQSFEGCALKHTATRLVFADGNPQARIMFVGEAPGRDEDIEGLPFVGRSGKLLDLMMAAIGLNRSTAYIANVIPWRPPGNRTPTPQETQICLPFIQRQIELVNPDVLVTLGNPSTQTLLSTREGIMRTRGRWFDYDAGGRTIRALPTFHPAYLLRSPSYKRLAWQDLRAIAKVLEQGAT, from the coding sequence ATGATCCCCGAGCCCGCACCCACCGTCCGAGAGCTTCTCGCCTTCTATCTGGAGGCCGGGGTCGATTGCGCGCTCGCGGAGGAACCGATCGACCGCCTGGCGGAATTGGACGCCCCGCCGCCGACCCCGCGCGCGGCGCCTCCGGTCGAGGCACCTCGTCCTGTCGCCGCCCCCGCGACCATGCGCGGCGAGGCCGCACCGGCGCCCGACATCGCGATTGCCTCCGCACGCGAGGCCGCGCGCACCGCGCCGACGCTGGAGGCGCTGCGCGAGCTGATGCAAAGCTTCGAGGGCTGCGCGCTGAAGCACACCGCGACGCGGCTGGTGTTTGCCGACGGCAATCCGCAGGCGCGCATCATGTTCGTCGGCGAGGCGCCGGGCCGCGACGAGGACATCGAGGGACTGCCCTTCGTCGGGCGCAGCGGCAAGCTGCTCGATCTGATGATGGCAGCCATCGGCCTCAACCGCAGCACGGCCTACATCGCCAACGTGATTCCGTGGCGGCCGCCCGGCAACCGCACGCCGACGCCGCAGGAGACGCAGATCTGCCTGCCGTTCATCCAGCGCCAGATCGAGCTGGTGAATCCCGACGTGCTGGTGACGCTCGGCAATCCCTCGACGCAGACGCTGCTGTCGACGCGCGAGGGCATCATGCGCACGCGCGGACGCTGGTTCGACTACGACGCCGGCGGACGGACCATCCGCGCGCTGCCGACGTTCCATCCGGCCTATCTGTTGCGCTCGCCATCCTACAAGCGGCTGGCCTGGCAGGATCTGCGGGCGATCGCGAAGGTGCTGGAGCAAGGCGCGACGTAG
- a CDS encoding DUF2007 domain-containing protein has protein sequence MRELVRTNDIVLVSAIGALLDGANIHHLVLDQNMSIIEGSLGILPRRILVHEEDAQEARALLIEAGLSHELRCDE, from the coding sequence TTGCGTGAACTGGTTCGGACCAACGATATAGTGCTGGTGTCGGCGATCGGCGCGCTGCTCGACGGCGCCAATATCCATCATCTGGTGCTGGACCAGAACATGAGCATCATCGAGGGCTCGCTGGGCATTTTGCCGCGGCGGATCCTGGTTCATGAGGAGGACGCCCAGGAGGCGCGGGCGCTCCTCATCGAAGCCGGCCTCAGTCATGAACTGCGCTGCGATGAGTGA
- a CDS encoding alpha/beta fold hydrolase, which yields MDSAPQSRFYESHGLRLHYADWGNESAPPLILVHGGRDHCRSWDVIAQSLQPHFHVVAPDLRGHGDSEWTRGGSYALTEYVYDLTQLLRTIAAPEVTLIGHSMGGMVSLIFSGAFPEQVSKLVVLDGVTMLPDTPKPLAHERMGKWVTQLDKLHDRTPRRYATLDEAAAQMMLHNKRLSRDLALHLATHGARQNEDGTYSWKFDPYQRVSAPHRLWPDDHVALWSRITCPTLLLNAGESFLAGARAAGLERYFQNARIETISGAGHWLQHDKPQEVLGEIRRFLGLDEESC from the coding sequence ATGGATAGCGCTCCGCAAAGCCGGTTTTACGAGTCGCACGGACTGCGGCTGCATTACGCCGATTGGGGCAATGAAAGCGCGCCGCCTCTGATCCTGGTCCATGGCGGCCGCGACCACTGCCGGAGCTGGGACGTCATCGCCCAATCGCTGCAGCCGCATTTTCACGTGGTCGCGCCCGATTTGCGCGGCCACGGCGATTCCGAATGGACTCGCGGCGGCAGCTATGCCTTGACCGAATATGTCTACGATCTCACCCAGCTCCTCCGCACCATCGCAGCGCCCGAGGTCACGCTGATCGGCCATTCCATGGGCGGCATGGTGAGCCTGATCTTCTCGGGCGCATTCCCCGAGCAGGTCTCGAAGCTGGTCGTGCTCGACGGCGTGACCATGCTGCCGGACACGCCGAAGCCGCTGGCGCATGAGCGCATGGGCAAATGGGTGACCCAGCTCGACAAGCTGCACGACCGCACGCCGCGCCGCTATGCGACCCTCGATGAGGCGGCTGCACAGATGATGCTGCACAACAAGCGCCTGTCCCGCGACCTCGCGCTGCATCTCGCCACGCACGGCGCGCGGCAGAACGAGGACGGCACCTATAGCTGGAAGTTCGATCCCTATCAGCGCGTCTCGGCGCCGCACCGGCTCTGGCCGGACGATCACGTCGCGCTGTGGTCGCGCATCACCTGCCCGACGCTGCTGCTCAACGCCGGCGAAAGCTTTCTCGCCGGTGCCAGAGCAGCGGGGCTTGAGCGTTATTTCCAGAACGCGCGCATCGAGACCATCTCAGGCGCGGGGCACTGGCTGCAGCACGACAAGCCGCAGGAGGTACTGGGTGAGATCCGGCGGTTCTTGGGGCTCGACGAAGAAAGCTGCTAG
- a CDS encoding electron transfer flavoprotein-ubiquinone oxidoreductase, which translates to MSTEELPPRESMEFDVVIVGAGPSGLSAAIRLKQLNADLNVVVVEKGSEVGAHILSGAVIDPVGLDKLVPDWREDSDCPLKTQVKDDRFYWMTAGGAIKLPGFMMPPLMDNHHCYIGSLGNVCRWLARKAEALGVEIYPGFAAAEVLYDEAGNVKGIATGDMGIGRDGKPKDSFTRGMELLGKYTLFAEGARGSLTKQLIAKFALDSKSEPAKFGIGLKEVWQIDPAKHQKGMIQHSFGWPLDLKTGGGSFLYHYDDNLVAVGFVVHLNYDDPYLSPFDEFQRFKTHPSIRGTFEGAKRLAYGARAITEGGYQSVPKLSFPGGALIGCAAGFVNVPRIKGVHNAMGTGMLAAEHTAAALAADRANDELVDYENAWRSSSVGKDLFLVRNVKPLWSKFGTVLGVALGGIDMWCNTLFGGSLFGTQAHAKPDRATLDPAKSHAPKNYPKPDGKISFDKLSSVFLSNTNHEEDQPVHLKVTDMNLQKTSEHDVFAGPSNRYCPAGVYEWVEEGTGPRFQINAQNCVHCKTCDVKDPNGNITWVPPEGGGGPNYEAM; encoded by the coding sequence ATGAGCACCGAAGAACTTCCCCCGCGCGAATCCATGGAATTCGACGTCGTCATCGTCGGCGCCGGCCCCTCGGGCTTGTCGGCCGCGATCCGGCTGAAGCAGCTCAATGCCGATCTCAACGTCGTCGTGGTGGAGAAGGGCTCCGAGGTCGGTGCGCACATTCTCTCCGGCGCGGTGATCGATCCGGTCGGGCTCGACAAGCTCGTGCCGGACTGGCGCGAGGATTCCGACTGCCCGCTGAAGACCCAGGTGAAGGACGATCGCTTCTACTGGATGACGGCCGGTGGCGCGATCAAGCTGCCGGGCTTCATGATGCCGCCGCTGATGGACAACCATCATTGCTACATCGGCTCGCTCGGCAATGTCTGCCGTTGGCTCGCGCGCAAGGCCGAAGCGCTCGGCGTCGAGATCTATCCGGGCTTCGCTGCGGCCGAGGTGCTCTATGACGAGGCGGGCAACGTCAAGGGCATTGCCACCGGCGACATGGGCATCGGCCGGGACGGCAAGCCGAAGGACTCCTTCACGCGTGGCATGGAGTTGCTCGGCAAGTACACGCTGTTCGCCGAAGGCGCACGCGGCAGCCTGACCAAGCAGCTCATCGCCAAATTCGCGCTCGACTCCAAGAGCGAGCCGGCGAAGTTCGGCATCGGCCTCAAGGAAGTCTGGCAGATCGATCCCGCCAAGCACCAGAAGGGCATGATCCAGCATTCCTTCGGCTGGCCGCTCGATCTGAAGACCGGCGGCGGTTCGTTCCTTTATCACTACGACGACAATCTCGTCGCCGTCGGCTTCGTCGTGCATCTGAACTATGACGATCCCTATTTGTCGCCGTTCGATGAATTCCAGCGTTTCAAGACCCATCCTTCGATCCGCGGCACCTTTGAAGGCGCCAAGCGCCTCGCCTATGGCGCGCGCGCAATCACCGAGGGCGGCTACCAGTCGGTGCCGAAGCTGAGCTTCCCCGGCGGCGCGCTGATCGGCTGCGCGGCCGGCTTCGTCAACGTGCCGCGCATCAAGGGCGTGCACAATGCGATGGGCACCGGCATGCTCGCGGCTGAACATACCGCGGCGGCGCTGGCAGCTGATCGCGCCAATGACGAACTGGTCGACTACGAGAATGCGTGGCGATCGTCATCGGTCGGCAAGGATCTGTTCCTGGTCCGCAACGTCAAGCCGCTGTGGTCGAAGTTCGGCACGGTGCTTGGCGTCGCGCTCGGCGGCATCGACATGTGGTGCAACACGCTGTTCGGCGGCTCGCTGTTCGGCACCCAGGCGCACGCCAAGCCCGATCGCGCCACGCTCGATCCGGCCAAGAGCCACGCGCCGAAGAACTACCCGAAGCCGGACGGCAAGATCTCGTTCGACAAGCTGTCCTCGGTATTCCTGTCCAACACCAATCATGAGGAGGATCAGCCGGTCCACCTAAAGGTCACCGACATGAACCTTCAAAAGACCTCCGAGCATGACGTGTTCGCCGGTCCCTCGAATCGCTATTGTCCGGCCGGCGTCTACGAATGGGTCGAGGAGGGCACGGGCCCACGCTTCCAGATCAACGCCCAGAACTGCGTCCACTGCAAAACCTGCGACGTAAAGGATCCCAACGGCAACATCACCTGGGTTCCCCCCGAGGGCGGCGGCGGTCCGAACTACGAGGCGATGTAA
- a CDS encoding tetratricopeptide repeat protein, which translates to MFSNRFNRWTVAAIALMGTAIATVPGRVLAQTPDHPENTAAQFPTRNDLKSLTGAGSYLAARHASVERDAASAAAFYRSALRTDPKNNELLDRAFISSVADGDIEEAVKLAERVLTIDKTNRVARLVVGVHDLKVKKYAAAQTNINQSIRGPITDLVATLLSGWAAYGAGDAKGGVATIDKLAGPEWYPLFKDLHAGMILELAGKEKDAGTRFERAYKLDDSMLRVTEAYARWLSRNKDSAAATTVYQAFDKKLARHPLIQEGLRETKAGKKMPPLVDSAQAGAAEALYGIGATLTRRGGEDLALVYLQLALYLQPTHPLALLSLADLYESVKRPQMAIKVYERVPANSPLKRNAQIQLAIDLDSADRTDEAIKILKGVTSEDAKDLEAIMALGNIERGRKKFGDCGATYSQGIDALTPGNDKANSVWYYYRGICEERSKQWAKAEADMKKALELQPDQPHVLNYLGYSWIDQGINLDDGMKMIKRAVEQRPDDGYIVDSLGWAYYRIGNYEEAVKNLERAIDLKPEDPTINDHLGDAYWRVGRTLEAKFQWAHARDLKPEPEELPKIEAKIANGLADDNSNSSAAQAEKKKDDGKGG; encoded by the coding sequence ATGTTTTCAAATCGTTTCAACCGCTGGACTGTTGCCGCCATCGCCCTCATGGGCACAGCGATCGCGACCGTCCCGGGCAGGGTCCTGGCGCAGACGCCGGATCACCCGGAGAACACGGCAGCGCAGTTTCCGACCCGAAACGATCTGAAGTCGCTCACCGGTGCCGGCAGCTATCTCGCCGCCCGCCATGCCAGCGTCGAGCGCGACGCGGCCTCTGCTGCAGCGTTCTATCGTTCGGCCCTGCGCACCGATCCCAAGAACAACGAGCTGCTCGACCGCGCCTTCATCTCGTCGGTCGCCGACGGCGACATCGAGGAGGCGGTCAAGCTCGCCGAGCGCGTCCTCACCATCGACAAGACCAACCGCGTCGCGCGCCTGGTCGTCGGCGTGCATGATCTCAAGGTGAAGAAGTACGCGGCGGCGCAGACCAACATCAACCAGTCGATCCGTGGGCCGATCACCGATCTTGTCGCCACGCTGCTGTCGGGCTGGGCCGCCTACGGCGCCGGCGATGCCAAGGGCGGCGTCGCCACCATCGACAAGCTGGCAGGTCCCGAATGGTACCCGCTGTTCAAGGACCTCCACGCCGGCATGATCCTCGAGCTCGCGGGCAAGGAGAAGGACGCCGGCACCCGCTTCGAGCGCGCCTACAAGCTCGACGATTCCATGTTGCGCGTGACCGAGGCCTACGCACGCTGGCTGTCCCGCAACAAGGATTCCGCCGCCGCGACCACCGTCTACCAGGCCTTCGACAAGAAGCTCGCGCGCCATCCGCTGATCCAGGAAGGCCTGCGCGAGACCAAGGCCGGCAAGAAAATGCCGCCGCTGGTCGATTCCGCCCAGGCCGGCGCCGCCGAAGCGCTCTACGGCATCGGCGCCACGCTGACCCGCCGCGGCGGCGAGGACCTGGCGCTGGTCTATCTCCAGCTCGCGCTCTACCTCCAGCCGACCCATCCGCTGGCGCTGCTCTCGCTCGCCGATCTCTACGAGTCGGTGAAGCGGCCGCAGATGGCGATCAAGGTCTATGAGCGCGTGCCGGCGAACTCGCCGCTCAAGCGCAACGCGCAGATCCAGCTTGCCATCGATCTGGATTCCGCCGACCGCACCGACGAGGCGATCAAGATCCTCAAGGGCGTCACATCGGAGGATGCCAAGGACCTCGAAGCGATCATGGCGCTCGGCAACATCGAGCGCGGCCGCAAGAAATTCGGCGACTGCGGCGCGACCTATTCGCAAGGCATCGACGCGCTGACACCGGGAAACGATAAGGCCAACAGCGTCTGGTACTATTACCGCGGTATCTGCGAGGAGCGCTCCAAGCAGTGGGCCAAGGCCGAGGCCGACATGAAGAAGGCGCTCGAGCTCCAGCCCGACCAGCCGCACGTCCTCAACTATCTCGGCTATTCCTGGATCGACCAGGGGATCAACCTCGATGACGGCATGAAGATGATCAAGCGCGCCGTCGAGCAGCGTCCCGACGACGGCTACATCGTCGACTCCCTCGGCTGGGCCTATTATCGCATCGGCAACTACGAAGAAGCGGTGAAGAACCTCGAGCGCGCCATCGACCTCAAGCCCGAGGATCCGACCATCAACGACCATCTCGGCGACGCCTATTGGCGGGTCGGCCGCACGCTGGAAGCCAAATTCCAGTGGGCGCACGCGCGCGATCTCAAGCCGGAGCCGGAAGAGCTGCCGAAGATCGAGGCCAAGATCGCCAATGGTCTGGCCGACGACAATTCGAACTCCTCTGCAGCGCAGGCCGAGAAGAAAAAGGATGACGGCAAGGGCGGCTAG
- a CDS encoding tRNA1(Val) (adenine(37)-N6)-methyltransferase: MSEAAHITEDAFLGGQLRLRQKRSGHRAGHDAILLAAATEARPGDRVVDFGAGIGTAGLALARRVPRIGLSLVEIDPELAELARANAAANALAAEIIVLDVTAEAPAFAANGLSPDSVDVVLMNPPFNDPARHRGSPDQGRHTAHVAKEETLHAWVHAARRILRSNGVLTLIWRADGIAEVLAALSRGFGGLAILPVHGEAGRPAIRVLVRAVKGSRAPTRLLPGLMLNDEQGVSKKEVIEILEGRAALPLVEP, from the coding sequence ATGAGTGAGGCCGCGCATATTACCGAGGACGCCTTTCTCGGCGGGCAGTTGCGCCTGAGGCAGAAGCGCAGCGGCCACAGAGCCGGGCACGACGCCATCCTGCTTGCGGCGGCGACCGAGGCCCGCCCCGGGGACCGCGTGGTCGATTTCGGCGCCGGCATCGGCACGGCCGGGCTGGCGCTGGCACGGCGCGTCCCTCGTATCGGGCTGAGCCTGGTCGAGATCGATCCGGAGCTGGCCGAGCTCGCGCGCGCCAATGCCGCCGCGAATGCGCTTGCCGCCGAGATCATCGTGCTCGATGTCACGGCCGAGGCCCCGGCATTTGCGGCAAACGGGCTGTCGCCCGATAGCGTCGACGTCGTGCTGATGAATCCGCCGTTCAACGACCCCGCCCGGCATCGCGGCTCGCCGGACCAGGGGCGTCACACCGCGCATGTGGCGAAGGAGGAGACTCTACATGCCTGGGTGCATGCAGCGCGGCGCATCCTCCGATCGAATGGTGTGCTGACCCTGATCTGGCGCGCAGATGGAATCGCCGAGGTCCTGGCGGCGCTGTCACGCGGCTTCGGCGGCCTCGCGATCCTGCCGGTTCACGGCGAGGCGGGGCGGCCCGCGATCCGCGTGCTGGTGCGTGCGGTCAAAGGCAGCCGGGCTCCGACGCGACTGCTGCCGGGCCTCATGCTCAACGACGAGCAAGGCGTATCCAAAAAAGAGGTGATTGAGATTCTGGAGGGGAGAGCGGCCCTGCCGCTGGTGGAACCGTGA
- the fabF gene encoding beta-ketoacyl-ACP synthase II, translated as MRRIVVTGMGAVSPLGCGVETSWLRLLAGHSGLRPLPEWAQVLPARIAGLVPDKTDDAEGGFDPAQAAPTKDQRKMDRFILFALLAAAEAIAQAKWTPQDAAALERTATIIASGVGGFPAMAEAVRITEQRGVRRLSPFTIPSFLANLAAGHVSIKYGYKGALGTPVTACAAGVQAIGDAARMIRAGEVDIAICGGAEACIDIVSLGGFAAARALSSGFNEEPARASRPFDRDRDGFVMGEGAGILVIEELEHTLARGATPIAEVIGYGTTADAYHMTSGPPDGDGARRAMEIALRQASLAPADLQHLNAHATSTPAGDESELGAIAALFGRNRGIAVSATKSATGHLLGAAGGLEAIFTVLALRDQIAPPTLNLENPDAGAEGIDIIAGSARPMPMQHAISNGFGFGGVNASVIFRRMD; from the coding sequence ATGCGTCGTATCGTCGTAACAGGCATGGGAGCGGTGTCGCCGCTCGGCTGCGGTGTCGAAACCTCCTGGCTCCGGCTGCTCGCCGGCCACAGCGGACTGCGCCCCCTGCCCGAATGGGCGCAAGTTCTTCCGGCGCGCATTGCCGGACTCGTGCCCGACAAGACCGACGATGCAGAGGGCGGCTTCGACCCTGCACAGGCAGCTCCAACAAAAGACCAGCGCAAGATGGATCGCTTCATCCTGTTCGCGCTGCTTGCGGCCGCCGAGGCGATCGCACAGGCCAAATGGACGCCGCAGGACGCCGCCGCGCTGGAGCGCACCGCGACGATCATCGCCTCCGGCGTCGGCGGTTTCCCGGCGATGGCGGAGGCGGTGCGCATTACCGAGCAGCGCGGCGTGCGCCGGCTCTCGCCGTTCACGATACCCTCGTTTCTCGCCAACCTCGCCGCCGGCCACGTCTCGATCAAATACGGCTACAAGGGCGCACTGGGAACGCCGGTCACGGCGTGCGCCGCCGGCGTCCAGGCGATCGGCGATGCCGCGCGCATGATCCGTGCGGGCGAAGTCGACATCGCGATCTGCGGCGGTGCGGAGGCCTGCATCGACATCGTCAGCCTCGGCGGCTTTGCGGCGGCGCGCGCATTGTCGAGCGGTTTCAACGAAGAGCCCGCACGGGCCTCGCGCCCGTTCGATCGGGACCGCGACGGCTTCGTGATGGGCGAAGGCGCCGGCATTCTCGTGATCGAGGAGCTCGAACATACACTCGCGCGCGGCGCCACGCCGATCGCGGAAGTGATCGGATACGGCACGACGGCCGACGCCTACCACATGACATCAGGTCCGCCCGACGGCGACGGCGCGCGCCGCGCGATGGAGATCGCGCTCCGGCAGGCGAGCCTGGCGCCCGCGGATTTGCAACACCTGAACGCCCATGCGACTTCGACGCCGGCCGGCGACGAGAGCGAACTCGGCGCCATCGCCGCGCTGTTCGGCCGCAACCGCGGCATCGCCGTCAGCGCGACCAAATCGGCCACCGGCCATCTGCTCGGCGCCGCCGGCGGCCTCGAGGCGATCTTCACCGTGCTCGCTTTGCGCGACCAGATCGCGCCGCCGACGCTCAACCTCGAAAACCCCGATGCGGGCGCTGAAGGCATCGACATCATCGCCGGCAGTGCGCGGCCGATGCCGATGCAACACGCGATCTCCAACGGTTTCGGCTTCGGCGGGGTAAATGCCAGCGTGATCTTCCGCCGCATGGATTGA
- a CDS encoding polyprenyl synthetase family protein — translation MAVIVPFETPGASIEELVALVAPDMERVNATILSRTGSDVTMIPEVANHLISSGGKRLRPMLTLAMANLAGYSGDGHIKLAASVEFMHTATLLHDDVVDESELRRGKLSARMLWGNEASVLVGDFLLGQAFRMMVEVGSLRALDILSAAAATIAEGEVMQLAAAKNTATTEDEYLAVIRGKTAELFAAACEVGPVIANRPKAEQTACRSVGMNLGIAFQLVDDVLDYGGKSAKLGKNTGDDFREGKITLPVVLAFRRGNDTERAFWIKALERGEIGDSDLDHAIGLMNKHRALEDTLSRAQHYGAMAVDALALFPSSPMKSALEQVVAFCLARSH, via the coding sequence GTGGCCGTCATCGTACCTTTCGAAACTCCCGGCGCGTCGATCGAAGAGCTGGTTGCCCTTGTCGCCCCTGACATGGAGCGCGTCAACGCCACGATCCTGTCGCGGACCGGTTCGGACGTGACCATGATCCCGGAAGTCGCCAACCACCTCATCTCCTCCGGCGGCAAGCGGCTCCGGCCGATGCTGACGCTCGCCATGGCCAACCTCGCCGGCTACAGCGGCGACGGCCATATCAAGCTCGCCGCGTCCGTCGAGTTCATGCATACCGCCACGCTGCTGCACGACGACGTCGTCGACGAGAGCGAGCTGCGGCGCGGCAAGCTGTCGGCCCGGATGCTCTGGGGCAACGAGGCGAGCGTGCTGGTCGGCGACTTCCTGCTCGGCCAGGCCTTCCGCATGATGGTCGAGGTCGGCTCGCTCCGTGCGCTCGACATCCTCTCCGCGGCCGCCGCCACCATCGCCGAGGGCGAGGTGATGCAACTCGCCGCCGCCAAGAACACCGCGACCACCGAGGACGAATATCTCGCCGTGATCCGCGGCAAGACCGCCGAGCTGTTCGCAGCCGCCTGCGAGGTCGGTCCCGTCATCGCCAACCGCCCGAAGGCCGAGCAGACCGCCTGCCGCTCGGTCGGCATGAATCTCGGCATCGCCTTTCAGCTCGTCGACGACGTGCTGGACTATGGCGGCAAGAGCGCCAAGCTCGGCAAGAACACCGGCGACGATTTCCGCGAGGGCAAGATCACGCTGCCCGTGGTGCTCGCCTTCCGCCGCGGCAACGATACCGAGCGCGCGTTCTGGATCAAGGCGCTGGAGCGCGGCGAGATCGGCGATAGCGACCTCGACCACGCCATCGGCCTGATGAACAAGCACCGCGCGCTTGAGGATACGCTGAGCCGCGCCCAGCACTACGGCGCCATGGCGGTGGATGCGCTGGCGCTGTTCCCCTCCTCGCCGATGAAGAGCGCGCTGGAGCAGGTGGTGGCGTTCTGTCTGGCGCGGTCGCATTAG
- a CDS encoding 4-(cytidine 5'-diphospho)-2-C-methyl-D-erythritol kinase: MPALIEEGRAKVNLSLRVVGRRADGYHDLESVVAFADCADRLTLEPGGELKLTTTGPLAAACGDTADNLVFKAAKLLTDAVPNLKLGAFALDKVLPVAAGIGGGSADAAAALRLLARLNNLALDDPRLQKVALATGADVPVCLFSRACDMTGVGEQLLPLALPSMPCVMVNPRVPVATKDVFQELGLRNGELLVGATSVLRAPAWPEEGGSIADWVEVLETVANDLEEPALRIEPVIGEVLEALRGSAGVKLARMSGSGATCFAIYGSPADTHAAAEKIRRDHPGWWVHAATLS, encoded by the coding sequence ATGCCGGCGTTGATTGAAGAAGGACGGGCGAAGGTCAATCTCAGCCTTCGCGTCGTCGGCCGTCGTGCCGACGGCTATCATGATCTCGAAAGTGTGGTCGCGTTTGCAGACTGCGCCGATCGGCTCACCTTGGAGCCGGGCGGCGAGCTGAAGCTCACCACCACCGGACCGCTTGCCGCGGCTTGCGGCGATACCGCGGACAATCTCGTTTTCAAGGCGGCCAAGCTTCTGACTGACGCGGTGCCGAACCTGAAGCTCGGCGCCTTCGCGCTCGACAAGGTGCTGCCGGTTGCCGCCGGCATCGGCGGCGGCTCGGCCGATGCCGCGGCGGCGCTGCGGCTCCTGGCGCGTCTCAACAATCTGGCGCTCGACGATCCGCGCCTGCAGAAGGTCGCGCTCGCGACCGGCGCCGACGTGCCGGTGTGCCTGTTCTCGCGCGCCTGCGACATGACCGGCGTCGGCGAGCAGCTACTGCCGCTCGCCCTGCCGAGCATGCCATGCGTGATGGTCAATCCGCGCGTGCCTGTGGCCACCAAGGATGTTTTCCAGGAGCTGGGCCTGCGCAACGGCGAGCTCCTGGTCGGCGCCACCTCGGTCCTCCGAGCTCCGGCCTGGCCGGAGGAGGGCGGGTCGATCGCCGATTGGGTCGAGGTTCTCGAAACCGTCGCCAACGATCTCGAAGAGCCCGCGCTGCGCATCGAGCCCGTGATCGGCGAGGTGCTGGAGGCCTTGCGTGGTTCCGCCGGCGTCAAGCTCGCCCGCATGTCCGGCTCGGGCGCGACGTGCTTTGCGATCTACGGCTCGCCCGCCGATACGCATGCCGCGGCCGAAAAGATCCGGCGCGACCATCCCGGCTGGTGGGTGCATGCGGCGACGTTGAGCTAG